The Pyrenophora tritici-repentis strain M4 chromosome 9, whole genome shotgun sequence sequence CGCGTCACCTGTCTTAGTTGTCAAGAAACCAGGTGGCGGACTTCGCATCTGCGTTGACTACCGTCAGCTCAACgccatcaccaagaagaacCGCAACGCTCCACCCTCCATCAAGGAAACGCTGGCCCGCATGGCCAAGGTACGATGGATGACGATTGTCGACGTTGTGGCTGCATTCAACACTGTTCGGATCAAAGAAGGCGATGAAGAAAAGACAGCCTTTCTCACTCGGTATGGGCTATACGAATACGTTGTCATGCCCTTCGGCCTCTGCAATGCGCCTGGCACTTTCCAGACCTTTATCAATGAGACACTCCGCGAGTACCTTGACGATATCTGTACAGCTTACCTCGACGACGTCCTTATATACACCTgcgacgatgacgagtcAGTTCATGAAGCCGACGTCATCAAGGTCCTCTCTAAGATACGCGACGCTGGCCTCCATCTTGATCCCACGAAGTGCAAATTCAAGGTCAAGAAAGTGAAGTACCTAGGCCTCATCCTCACTACAGAGGGCATCGAAATGGATCCAAAAAAGGTCTCCACTATACTAGACTGGCAAATACCGCGCTCAGTCAAAGACGTCCAGTCTTTCCTTGGTTTCGCCAACTTCTACCGTCGCTTCATCAAAGGCTTCTCCTACATCGCAAAAGCCTTGACAGAACTCACGCGCAAGGATGGCGAAGGCAAGGACCAGAGACATCAGTTCCCgctcatcgctgatagcaAAGCTATACAAGCTTTCCATCGACTTAAGGACGCCTTTAGGACTGCAGGAGTCCTTGCACACTTCGATCCTGACCTAGAGACTTGGTTGGAAACCGATGCCTCAGATTTCGTTACTGCAGCTATCCTCTCTCAGAAGGACGCGACAGGAGTCCTCCGCCCAGTTGCTTTCCTATCGCACAAGATGAACCCTGCGGAATGCAATTATGAGATATACGACAAGGAACTCCTAGCTATTGTCAACGCCTTTGAGCAATGGCGCTTTGAGCTGTCTGGTACTGATGATCCTATTATGGTGTTGTCTGACCATCAAGCCCTTCAGACCTTTATGACCACAAAGCGCCTCAACAGACGCCAAGCCCGTTGGGCGGAATTCATGGCAGAGTTCAACTTCATTATCAAGTACAGGCCAGGCAAGCAGGGCACGAAGCCAGACGCTTTGACAAGGCGTCCTGGCGACCTACCCGAGTCACCCGACGACATCCGCCGTCGGCATCAACTCCAGGTAGTCATCAAGCCTGACCAAGTCGATCCTGAAGCGCGCGTCTGCACCATCAACATCGCCAAGGATGGAGGTTCTCGCCATGCAGTCTACCTCGCAAATCTCATCACACAGCGCACCCTTCCTGACTCTATCCCCGCAGTCGCGCAAATGCTGTATCAACTTAGCGAGGAAGACAACATCTCTGAACGGTACGCCGTCCTCGCCGCACTGCCTGGCATCGAGCCTGAGGGGGAGAAAACGGCGTCTCCCATGACCTCACGAGCAAAAGATCGCTCTGTGCAGCCGATAACGTTACAATCTCGCCTATTACAACGCCAATCGCCGCAACTAGTGCGCCCGCGATACCAAACGAGACGCCCGCCGCAATTAATGTGCCCGCGCCACCGAACAACGAGCTGACTATTGATGCTCTGCTTGACAATATCAAGGCAGCATACAAGGATGATAAGGTGTTGCAGGCGATCGTCAAAGCCAAGAAGGACGGCCTACGACGCCTGCCGTTCAAACTCATACATGGAGAAGAGCACCTCAGGCTGGAACTTGGCGATTGCGAGATCACCGACGAACTACTCTATGTGCGCAACAAGGTCTACGTCCCCGCCGGCGCCGTTCGCACCCAAGTTATTGAACAAGCCCACAAGAGCGTCTGCGGTGGCCACAGCGGCAAACATGAGTTATACTCCAAGCTGTCGCGATGGTATTACTGGCCTAGGATGACCACGGACGTCGCGCAATATGTACGCGCGTGTCTGACTTGCAAGAGGAGCAAAGCATACCGAGAAGGCAAGCATGGGCTGCTGCATCCGCTACCAATCCCCAGCAAATACTGGTCCAGCATCTCTATAGACTTCATCACTCACCTGCCGCCCTGCAGGCATAACGGTCAAACGTTCACTGACATCCTCGTGGTAGTCGACCGActcaccaagaagaagaagttcatCCCAATGGCTAGTATGACCACCGACGCCCTTGTGGTAGCCTTTATCGAATACATCTGGCGAGAAGAGGGCTTTCCTGAGGAGATTATCTCAGACCGTGGAGCGCAGTTTGTCTCTTACTTTTGGAAGCGACTATGCCAGCGTCTGGGTGTACGCCCGAAGTTCTCGACCGCTcaccagactccgcaacaatcaatcggatcggcatgattgattcctatctaggttaaaggctgcctaataaagtaactctttaacctatataggaatcaatcatgtcgatcgattgattgttgcggagtctgccgCTCACCATCCCCAGACTGACGGACAAACCGAGAACGCGAACTCCTACCTCAAGCAATACCTACGCGCCTATGTCAACTACGAGCAGGATAACTGGGCGCTTTTTCTGCCAATAGCTGAATTCGAAGCCAACtccagcaccagcagcacaACTGGCAAGTCGCCTTTCTTCGCGACTAAAGGATACAACCCACGGAGTGGCATTGAACCCCCTGCGCCAGCGCCAGGCGCTGCGACCTTGACTGCGCCTGCGCAACAAGAACGTCTCAACGCTGACGCTTTCGCGGATCGCATGAAAACGCTGCAGGACGAGCTGCGAGCTTCAATGCAATGGGCGCAAGCAAAACAAGCAGAATACGCCAATGAAGGAAGGCTACCCGCACCAGCTTTCAAAGTCGGCGACCAAGTGATGCTGGACACTCGCAACCTACGGACGAAAAGACCCTCCGCGTCATTAGACCTAAAGAACCGCGGTCCCTTTACTATCGTTCGcgccatcaacaacaccgcATACGAGCTAGATCTTCCCGCTAACATGAAGCGCATCCACAATGTCTTCCACCCATGGCTCTTACACTTGGTTGACGACAACCCACTTACTGGACAAACACAAGATCCTGAGGTCCCTGCGGAGTTCGACCCAGAAGTGGAAGACGACACTGAATACACTGTCGAAGCAATCGAAGACTGCCGCATTAATAAGAAGCTTAAGGATCCTGCCGCCCGCGGTCGCAAGGGCAAGACTACCCAAGGCCTGCTCCAATACTTGGTACGATGGGCAAACTATCCCGACGGCCCCGACAATCCTTCATGGGAACCATACATGAACCTCGCGGACTCCGCTGACACTGTGACGCGCTATCACCTTGATCACCCAAACAAGCCGCCTATGCACAGGAAGTTTAAGTCTCTCACAGGCAAACAAGATATGCTGGTTATGCGACTTCACGCTCTTAGTCGTGTCTAGCCAGTGGTGACAACAGCAGACAAGACCAACAATAAGACTGGGATAATATAGTTGTGCTTGCTATAATCGAGGGCGTCGATAAGTTGTGCTAGAAATAGGACTTATAGACGCTGTGCTCGTGGCAAGGACTAGACTGTCAAAGTTACTATTGTTAAGACAAGATGCTAAGGTCACCACGCCACGATGATGATCCATAATTACTGTGCACAGACAACGGGAATAGAATGTAGTAATGGAATGGACACTGCAAGCGACACGCTTGGTATGCAGCAGTTTTGCGATATAGGTATCTCCTTTGTATACAATTTTAGgcaaaaaaaaaaaaaaaaaaaaaaaaaaaaggCAGTTCGAGCGTTGGAACTTGCTCTCTTTTTTGGGGGGGTAGtgtcatggatcaaacccgcgacctctagtaagcgaggtggcccgtgcgccttaagcgaaggccacagccgaacaccaaagttcgacccgcgcaggtcttcgaacctGCACGCAATATCTCACTTAGTACTTAATACAGATACGGTCATCTCAACTATTGACGTCCCTCACAGTATGTTACGTGTCTTTATCCTAGATGCTGTACTTAGCTTTAATATTAGCTACTAGGCTAAACTAGCCCTGGATAACCTCTAGATCCTCGCAGAGGGCTCTCTTATAATCGTACTTACGATTGAACTTTATTATAAACTTAGGGC is a genomic window containing:
- a CDS encoding Chromo domain containing protein, whose translation is MKTLQDELRASMQWAQAKQAEYANEGRLPAPAFKVGDQVMLDTRNLRTKRPSASLDLKNRGPFTIVRAINNTAYELDLPANMKRIHNVFHPWLLHLVDDNPLTGQTQDPEVPAEFDPEVEDDTEYTVEAIEDCRINKKLKDPAARGRKGKTTQGLLQYLVRWANYPDGPDNPSWEPYMNLADSADTVTRYHLDHPNKPPMHRKFKSLTGKQDMLVMRLHALSRV